From Anomalospiza imberbis isolate Cuckoo-Finch-1a 21T00152 chromosome 22, ASM3175350v1, whole genome shotgun sequence, a single genomic window includes:
- the GJD3 gene encoding gap junction delta-3 protein produces MGEWGFLSSLLDAVQEHSPMVGRFWLVVMLLFRILVLATVGSDVFEDEQEEFVCNTQQPGCKPVCYDAAFPISHYRFLVFHIVVLSAPAALFVIFAVHQAAKPGRGGAPGQRARRLQPFYVGSVVARIAAELGFLLGQALLYGFRVQPLFVCRRRPCPHRVDCFVSRPTEKTVFIHFYFVVGLVSALLSLAELAHLLRKGPPARPGCCHRPQERGPAPGQPAGAAEGPCGPHPRGDLTV; encoded by the coding sequence ATGGGGGAGTGGGGCTTCCTGAGCTCGCTGCTGGACGCCGTGCAGGAGCACTCGCCCATGGTGGGCCGCTTCTGGCTGGTGGTGATGCTCCTCTTCCGCATCCTGGTCCTGGCCACCGTGGGCAGCGACGTCTTCGAGGACGAGCAGGAGGAGTTCGTGTGTAACACGCAGCAGCCGGGCTGCAAACCCGTGTGCTACGACGCCGCCTTCCCCATCTCCCACTATCGCTTCCTCGTCTTCCACATCGTTGTGCTCTCGGCGCCCGCCGCCCTCTTCGTCATCTTCGCCGTGCACCAGGCGGCCAagccggggcgcgggggggctCCCGGCCAGCGCGCCCGCCGCCTCCAGCCTTTTTACGTGGGCAGCGTGGTGGCCCGGATCGCCGCCGAGCTGGGCTTCCTGCTGGGCCAGGCGCTGCTCTACGGCTTCAGGGTGCAGCCGCTCTTCGTGTGCCGCCGCCGGCCCTGCCCGCACCGCGTCGACTGCTTCGTCTCCCGCCCCACCGAGAAAACCGTCTTCATCCACTTCTACTTCGTGGTGGGGCTGGTCTCGGCGCTGCTCAGCCTGGCCGAGCTCGCCCATCTCCTGCGCAAGgggcccccggcccggcccggctgcTGCCACCGGCCGCAGGAGCGGGGACCGGCGCCCGGGCAGCCGGCGGGGGCTGCGGAGGGACCCTGTGGTCCCCACCCGCGGGGGGACCTCACCGTGTGA
- the LOC137487086 gene encoding collagen alpha-1(XVIII) chain-like, protein MGSSSLLRLLRTLCIVSVLARCLHPATAQWFSLGSEDTTPDPGTSPMPPSLDGEEDTDASVEPVRKVLLSKPPLATAPKRRDQLSRGAAKGSGRAPPRTRGQHRPTATPEIFEGSAVEEEFLQIQTTAKGLPRRVPSAPETDPALQVHNISGCVCPVRPGPPGPPGPKGEKGDRGFPGERGQPGLLGERGKSGSPGQPGHQGPRGPPGPPGPPGPPGPPGTWGARGRPMPAALPERSENELGVSSPVGNPGPPGPPGLPGMPGPPGYPGHDGPQGAPGREGKPGPPGPPGAVGPPGFPGAEGLPGSPGSAGPDGPPGAPGLPGPQGPPGVPGHEGPPGPPGSASLPGKPGLRGEPGFPGPKGEKGEYGLPGMPGSPGRTGEPGSPGMPGPMGPPGPPGDYRCDSRHAGHHGLGGLPGPKGEKGDPGEPGCCYGEHGCKPGHLPFPSTGSQPGSWGSINRYQTDGKEEPEIYGAIIPHGLRGPPGNPGPPGPPGPPGPPGLLYLNRVHPVHAQPPCKQPAPADRSWPSDAGVPQTEPSDSRADLRRQTWVFKSKELMVKASSAVPEGSLVYVREGSNAFLRTPTGWSRLLLEDPKSFLAGDDPSASTPQYQEVKRVQPRGPNTLSLMQSSTDSLKEEEQGLPQILPTTTAPRIPSLRLAALNVPLWGDMSGIRGADLQCYRQSQEAGLYGTFRAFLSAPTQQLVSIVKRTDRTLPIVNLKGQLLAKSWSSLFGGQSAAALQGPIYSFNGRNVLADPLWPRQLAWHGSTPRGGHARRWDCQGWRSSGTAEGMAAALGEGRLLAGHRHNCSAPLAVLCIEVAFPYRHMW, encoded by the exons ATGGGGTCCAGCAGCCTGCTGCGACTCCTCCGCACCCTCTGCATCGTCTCGGTGCTGGCCAGGTGCCTGCACCCTGCCACGGCCCAGTGGTTTTCCCTGGGCTCAGAGGACACCACCCCGGATCCAGGCACCAGCCCCATGCCCCCCAGCCTGGATGGGGAGGAAG ACACAGACGCCAGCGTGGAGCCCGTGAGGAAGGTGCTGCTGAGCAAACCTCCTCTGGCAACAGCCCCTAAACGCCGGGACCAACTGTCCAGGGGGGCAGCAAAGGGGTCAGGCCGTGCCCCACCACGCACACGAGGCCAG CACCGACCCACGGCCACCCCGGAGATCTTTGAGGGAAGCGCAGTGGAAGAGGAGTTCCTGCAGATCCAG ACGACGGCGAAGGGGCTGCCCCGGCGGGTCCCGTCGGCCCCGGAGACGGACCCTGCCCTCCAG gTGCACAACATCTCCGGCTGTGTCTGCCCCGTGCGCCCCGGCCCTCCCGGCCCTCCCGGCCCAAAG GGAGAGAAAGGTGACCGAGGGTTCCCTGGAGAGAGAGGCCAGCCCGGACTCTTAGGAGAGAGAGGGAAGTCCGGCAGCCCAGGACAGCCAGGTCACCAGGGTCCTCGGGGCCCCCCGGGTCCTCCGGGaccaccgggacccccgggacccccgggcacCTGGGGAGCCCGGGGCCGACCCATGCCTGCTGCACTTCCTGAGAGATCAGAGAACGAG CTGGGAGTCTCCAGCCCTGTGGGAAatccaggacccccaggtccccccGGGCTACCTGGCATGCCTGGACCCCCCGGCTACCCCGGCCACGATGGCCCCCAGGGGGCTCCTGGGCGGGAGGGAaagccaggacccccaggccctcCAGGAGCCGTGGGGCCACCTGGTTTCCCTGGGGCTGAAGGACTTCCAGGGTCTCCAGGCTCAGCTGGACCAGATGGACCCCCTGGGGCACCCGGACTCCCAGGGCCTCAGGGTCCCCCCGGTGTGCCTGGGCATGAAGGACCCCCTGGTCCCCCAGGATCTGCATCACTCCCTGGCAAACCAGGGCTCCGTGGGGAGCCAGGATTCCCAGGACCCAAG GGTGAGAAGGGCGAGTATGGGCTGCCAGGCATGCCAGGGAGCCCTGGCCGGACTGGAGAGCCGGGGTCCCCGGGCATGCCCGGTCCCATGGGGCCACCAGGACCACCAGGGGACTACAGG TGTGACTCACGCCACGCTGGACACCATGGATTGGGCGGGCTGCCAGGCCCCAAG GGAGAAAAGGGCGACCCTGGAGAGCCG GGGTGCTGCTATGGAGAGCACGGGTGCAAACCGGGGCacctccccttccccagcactggCAGCCAGCCTGGCTCATGGGGGTCCATCAACAGGTACCAGACG GATGGGAAAGAGGAACCAGAGATTTACGGAGCGATCATCCCCCAT GGTCTTCGAGGTCCCCCCGGGAACCCCGGTCCCCCTGGGCCCCCCGGCCCCCCTGGCCCACCAGGTCTTCTCTACCTCAAC AGGGTGCACCCCGTGCATGCCCAGCCACCCTGCAAGCAGCCG GCACCCGCAGACCGCAGCTGGCCATCAG ATGCTGGTGTCCCTCAGACAGAGCCATCGGACTCCCGCGCTGATCTCCGG CGCCAGACGTGGGTTTTCAAGTCCAAGGAGCTGATGGTGAAGGCGAGCAGCGCTGTGCCCGAGGGGAGCCTGGTCTATGTGCGGGAAGGGAGCAATGCCTTCCTCCGGACCCCCACTGGCTGGAGCCGCCTCCTG CTGGAGGATCCAAAGTCATTCTTGGCTGGTGATGACCCTTCTGCTTCTACCCCACAGTACCAG GAGGTGAAGAGGGTGCAGCCAAGAGGTCCCAACACACTGTCACTCATGCAGTCTTCAACAGACTCACTG AAGGAGGAGGAACAAGGTCTGCCCCAGATTCTGCCAACCACCACGGCCCCACGGATCCCATCT cTCCGCCTGGCTGCCCTCAACGTGCCCCTGTGGGGTGACATGAGCGGGATCCGGGGCGCTGACCTGCAGTGCTACCGGCAGTCACAGGAGGCCGGGCTCTACGGCACCTTCCGTGCCTTCCTGTCAGCCCCCACCCAGCAGCTGGTGTCCATCGTCAAGCGGACAGACAGGACCCTCCCCATCGTCAACCTGAAG GGGCAGCTGCTGGCCAAGTCCTGGAGCTCCCTCTTTGGGGGTCAgtctgctgctgccctgcagggtCCCATCTACTCCTTCAACGGGCGCAACGTCCTGGCAGATCCCCTCTG GCCCCGCCAGCTAGCCTGGCACGGCTCCACGCCCCGGGGTGGCCATGCCCGCCGGTGGGATTGCCAGGGCTGGCGCAGCTCTGGCACAGCCGAGGGCATGGCCGCTGCCCTGGGCGAGGGCCGGCTGCTGGCTGGCCACCGGCACAACTGCTCCGCACCGCTGGCCGTGCTCTGCATCGAGGTGGCTTTTCCTTACCGCCACATGTGGTGA
- the TOP2A gene encoding DNA topoisomerase 2-alpha, whose translation MELSQPSSPLRPANENILVGKADGPKKLTVEHIYQKKTQLEHILLRPDTYIGSVELVTQQMWVFDEGVGLNCRDVTFVPGLYKIFDEILVNAADNKQRDKNMSCIKVTIDVENNTISVWNNGKGIPVVEHKVEKVYVPALIFGQLLTSSNYDDNEKKVTGGRNGYGAKLCNIFSTKFTVETGCREYKKLFKQTWTDNMGKAGEMKLKYFDGDDYTCVTFQPDLSKFKMTVLDKDIVALMSRRAYDIAGSTKDVKVFLNGQRLPVKGFRSYVDLYLKDKVDETGNALKVIHEEVNSRWEVCLTLSEKGFQQVSFVNSIATTKGGRHVDYVADQLVTKLIDVVKKKNKNGVGVKPFQVKNHMWIFVNALIENPTFDSQTKENMTLQAKNFGSTCKLSEKFIKGAVGCGIVESILNWVKFKAQNQLNKKCSAVKHSKIKGVPKLDDANDAGSKNSLDCTLILTEGDSAKTLAVSGLGVVGRDKYGVFPLRGKILNVREASHKQIMENAEINNIIKIVGLQYKQNYEDQESLKSLRYGKIMIMTDQDQDGSHIKGLLINFIHHNWPSLLRHNFLEEFITPIIKASKNKEEIAFYSIPEFEEWKASTQNYNSWKIKYYKGLGTSTSKEAKEYFADMAKHRIGFKYSGPEDDAAITLAFSKKKIEERKEWLTNFMEDRRQRKLHGLPEEYLYGKNTDYLTYNDFINKELVLFSNSDNERSIPSLVDGLKPGQRKVLFTCFKRNDKREVKVAQLAGSVAEMSSYHHGEAALMMTIINLAQNFVGSNNLNLLQPIGQFGTRLHGGKDSASPRYIFTMLSPLARLVFPPMDDNILRFLYDDNQRVEPEWYMPIIPMVLVNGAEGIGTGWACKIPNFDIREVVNNIRRLMDGEEPLPMLPSYKNFKGTIDELGPNQYVISGEVSILDSTTIEITELPVRTWTQTYKEQVLEPMLNGTEKTPPLITDYKEYHTDTTVRFVVKMTEDKLAEAEAVGLHKVFKLQTSLTCNSMVLFDHVGFLKKYDSPQDILKEFFELRLRYYNLRKEWLIGMLGAESAKLSNQARFILEKIDGKIVIENKPKKELIQVLVQRGYESDPVKAWKEAQNKDEEEGEEEESDKESAATSGPDFNYLLNMPLWYLTKEKKDELCKQRDNKEKELENLKRKSPSDLWKEDLAAFVEELDVVEAKQAEDESAGIVGKPLKVKGGKAKVKKAQLAEVMPSPHGVRVVPRITAEMKAEAEKKTKKKVKSEKTEFDENQDENTSGEKESAGLKKRLAQKLKTEQGAKRQATLPFKPLKKTKKRNPWSDSGSDSESDFEAPPQRERVVRQAAAKVKPMVISDSNHSSSDEDSEFQGDSEGNSESDTNSKKKAPPKPKPAPKETTEKAAKAPKEKAVPSAVPVQDVPEDKVSQAPAASSVPVPSTKAVPKKTAASKKAGATKDNQPSIMDVLAKKKAAPKPKPAAKEGPLRSEGDNAKGRKAVKRQPSSLDSDSDSDFGSKPAKSVASKKSKVQEDSFTIESGDESPVPQPRARPGRAKKPVQYLEESSEDDIF comes from the exons ATGGAGCTCTCGCAGCCCTCGTCGCCCCTCCGG CCCGCGAACGAGAACATCCTCGTCGGCAAGGCTGATGGCCCCAAGAAGCTCACGGTGGAGCACATCTACCAGAAGAAGACGCAGCTGGAGCACATCCTGCTCCGGCCAGACACCTACATCGGCTCCGTGGAGCTCGTCACCCAG caaatgTGGGTTTTTGATGAAGGCGTTGGCCTCAACTGCAGAGATGTGACCTTTGTGCCTGGCTTGTACAAAATCTTTGATGAGATTCTGG TGAATGCTGCAGACAACAAGCAGAGGGATAAAAACATGTCGTGCATTAAAGTCACAATTGATGT AGAGAATAACACAATCAGTGTGTGGAACAACGGGAAAGGTATCCCAGTTGTTGAACACAAAGTGGAGAAGGTCTATGTGCCTGCTCTGATCTTTGGACAGTTGCTGACATCCAGCAACTATGATGACAATGAGAAGAAAGTCACAG GGGGGAGAAATGGTTATGGAGCCAAACTGTGCAACATATTCAGCACAAAATTTACTGTGGAAACTGGATGTCGTGAATACAAAAAGTTGTTCAAGCAG ACCTGGACAGACAACATGGGAAAGGCTGGAGAAATGAAACTGAAATACTTTGATGGAGATGATTACACCTGTGTCACTTTCCAACCTGATCTGTCCAAATTCAAAATGACCGTTCTGGATAAGGACATTGTAGCGCTGATGTCTCGAAGAGCCTATGATATTGCTGGATCCACAAAGGATGTCAAAGTTTTCCTGAATGGACAGAGGCTTCCT GTGAAAGGATTCCGCAGCTATGTGGACCTTTACCTGAAGGATAAGGTCGATGAAACTGGGAATGCACTTAAAGTTATCCATGAGGAAGTCAATTCCCGATGGGAAGTGTGCTTGACTTTGAGTGAAAAAGGCTTCCAGCAAGTCAGCTTTGTTAACAGCATTGCCACCACAAAG GGTGGCAGACACGTCGATTACGTGGCTGACCAGCTCGTGACCAAACTCATTGATGttgtgaaaaagaagaataaaaacgGAGTTGGAGTGAAGCCTTTCCAG GTGAAGAACCACATGTGGATTTTTGTGAATGCCTTGATTGAAAATCCAACCTTTGACTCGCAGACTAAGGAGAACATGACTCTGCAGGCAAAGAACTTCGGCTCTACCTGTAAACTGAGTGAAAAATTCATTAAGGGT GCAGTTGGCTGTGGCATCGTTGAAAGTATCCTAAATTGGGTAAAATTTAAAGCTCAGAACCAGCTGAATAAGAAATGTTCAGCTGTGAAACACTCCAAGATTAAGGGTGTTCCTAAACTGGATGATGCCAACGATGCTG gCAGCAAGAATTCTTTAGATTGTACACTGATCCTGACTGAGGGAGACTCAGCCAAAACTCTGGCTGTCTCTGGTCTGGGAGTGGTTGGTAGAGACAAATATGGAGTATTTCCTCTTCGTGGGAAAATCCTCAATGTCAGGGAAGCTTCTCATAAGCAG ATTAtggaaaatgctgaaatcaACAACATCATCAAGATTGTGGGTTTGCAATATAAACAGAACTATGAAGACCAAGAATCTTTAAAAAGTCTTCGCTATGGAAAGATTATGATCATGACAGATCAG GATCAGGATGGATCACACATCAAAGGTTTGCTGATTAACTTCATCCATCACAATTGGCCATCTCTTCTAAGACACAATTTTTTGGAGGAATTCATTACTCCCATCATAAAG GCCTctaaaaacaaagaagaaattgCATTCTACAGCATTCCTGAGTTTGAAGAATGGAAAGCCAGTACACAGAACTACAACTCATGGAAAATCAAGTACTACAAAG gttTGGGTACCAGCACATCAAAGGAGGCCAAAGAATACTTTGCAGATATGGCAAAACACCGAATTGGCTTCAAATATTCTGGGCCTGAAGATGATGCTGCGATCACCCTG GCCTTTAGCAAGAAGAAGATAGAAGAACGAAAGGAGTGGCTGACTAATTTCATGGAGGATAGAAGACAACGGAAGCTGCACGGTCTACCAGAG GAATACCTGTATGGGAAAAACACTGATTACCTGACATACAATGACTTCATCAACAAGGAGTTAGTGCTGTTCTCAAACTCAGATAATGAGAGATCAATCCCATCACTGGTTGATG GTTTGAAGCCAGGTCAGAGGAAGGTTTTGTTCACCTGTTTCAAACGAAACGATAAACGGGAGGTGAAGGTTGCTCAGTTGGCTGGTTCTGTCGCTGAGATGTCCTCATATCACCACGGTGAG GCCGCACTGATGATGACCATCATTAACTTGGCTCAGAACTTCGTGGGCAGCAACAACCTCAACTTGCTCCAGCCCATCGGTCAGTTTGGCACAAGGCTGCACGGAGGGAAAGACTCTGCCAGCCCTCGATACATCTTCACCATGCTCAG TCCCCTGGCACGCCTGGTGTTCCCACCAATGGATGACAACATCCTGAGGTTCCTCTATGATGACAACCAGCGTGTGGAGCCAGAGTGGTACATGCCCATCATTCCAATGGTGCTGGTCAATGGGGCTGAAGGGATTGGTACTGGCTGGGCCTGTAAAATCCCCAACTTCGATATCAGGGAAGTTGTTAACAATATCCGTCGGCTGATGGATGGAGAAGAGCCACTGCCAATG cttcCCAGTTACAAGAATTTCAAAGGCACCATAGATGAGCTGGGGCCTAATCAGTATGTGATAAGTGGTGAAGTGTCCATCCTTGATTCTACAACCATCGAGATCACTGAGCTGCCTGTCAGAACATGGACACAG ACGTATAAAGAGCAGGTTCTGGAGCCGATGTTGAATGGGACTGAGAAGACCCCCCCTCTAATCACAGACTACAAAGAATATCACACAGACACCACGGTGAGGTTTGTGGTGAAGATGACTGAAGATAAACTAGCAGAAGCCGAAGCTGTGGGGCTGCATAAGGTCTTCAAACTCCAAACAAGTTTAACATGCAACTCCATG GTTCTTTTTGACCATGTTGGCTTTCTCAAGAAATACGACTCTCCCCAGGATATTCTTAAGGAGTTCTTTGAACTCCGGCTCCGATATTACAATTTGAGGAAGGAATGGCTTATTGGGATGCTTGGTGCTGAGTCTGCAAAGCTGAGCAACCAGGCTCGCTTCATCCTGGAGAAAATAGATGGCAAAATTGTGATTG aaaacaaacccaagaaaGAGCTGATTCAAGTTCTTGTCCAGAGAGGGTACGAGTCTGATCCAGTGAAGGCTTGGAAGGAGGCTCAAAACAAG GAtgaagaggagggggaggaggaagagagtgACAAAGAATCAGCTGCCACCTCTGGCCCAGACTTCAACTACCTGCTGAACATGCCCCTGTGGTATCTGACCAAGGAGAAGAAAGATGAGCTCTGCAAGCAGAGGGATAACAAA GAAAAGGAGCTGGAAAATCTTAAGCGCAAGAGTCCCTCTGACCTGTGGAAGGAAGACCTTGCTGCCTTTGTTGAAGAACTCGAT GTAGTGGAGGCCAAGCAAGCAGAGGATGAGAGTGCAGGGATTGTTGGCAAACCTTTGAAGGTGAAAGGAgggaaagcaaaggtgaagaaGGCCCAGCTGGCAGAAGTAATGCCATCCCCTCATGGCGTCAGGGTTGTTCCTCGGATCACTGCTGAGATGAAGGCAGAGGCAGAGaagaaaactaaaaagaaaGTAAAG AGTGAAAAAACTGAATTTGATGAGAATCAGGATGAAAACACATCCGGAGAGAAGGAATCTGCAGGCCTGAAGAAGAGATTAgcacagaagctgaagactgaGCAAG GAGCCAAGAGACAGGCCACTCTGCCTTTCAAGCCAttaaagaaaaccaagaaacGAAACCCTTGGTCTGACTCAGGGTCTGATTCAGAGTCTGACTTTGAAGCACCTCCTCAAAGAGAGCGAGTGGTTCGCCAGGCAGCAG CCAAAGTCAAGCCCATGGTCATTTCGGACTCGAATCACTCCAGCTCAGATGAGGACTCTGAATTCCAGGGTGACAGTGAAGGCAACTCTGAATCGGATACAAACTCTAAGAAAAAGGCTCCTCCCAAGCCCAAACCTGCTCCCAA ggaaaccactgaaaaagcagcaaaagctcCCAAGGAAAAGGCAGTGCCAAGTGCTGTTCCTG TCCAAGATGTCCCTGAGGACAAGGTGAGCCAGGCTCCCGCCGCTTCGTCCGTCCCAGTGCCGAGCACCAAGGCCGTGCCCAAAAAAACTGCTGCATCCAAGAAGGCTGGAGCCACCAAGG ATAACCAGCCCTCCATCATGGATGTCCTGGCCAAGAAAAAGGCTGCACCCAAACCCAAGCCAGCGGCCAAGGAGGGTCCCCTGCGCAGCGAGGGTGACAACGCCAAGGGGAGGAAGGCTGTGAAGAGGCAGCCAAGCTCTTTGGATTCAGATTCCGATTCCGATTTTGGCTCGAAGCCTGCCAAATCTGTTGCATCAAAG AAATCCAAGGTACAGGAAGACAGCTTCACCATTGAGTCTGGTGACGAAAGCCCTGTACCTCAGCCCCGTGCCAGACCTGGCCGCGCCAAAAAACCTGTCCAGTACCTGGAGGAGTCCTCTGAGGACGATATATTTTGA